The Synechococcus sp. MVIR-18-1 region ACTGGGGAACAATCACCACCCAGCCTTGCCAGCGCGCGAGTCCGAGGCCCTGATGGTTGAGATCGCTCCCCAGAACGGTGATGATTTGACCAGCTACTGGTGGGTCGCTCAAGGACTGGGCCATTGCAAAGGCGTAACACCAATCGCTGCAACTTCATGCGAAGCGATCGATAGCTCTAGACTCATTCAAGCTTGCCAGCTGACATGAGCGTTGTTCGGGATCTGATTCTCAAAGCAGATGACGATCTGCGTTACCCCAGCAGCGGTGAACTGCGATCAATGGTTGATTTTCTCAGCCAGGGTTCGACTCGTTTATCTGTTGTTCGAAGTCTCACAGAGAACGAGAAGAAAATCGTTGATGAATCCGCCAAACAGCTGTTCTCACGAAAACCTGAATACGTTGCTCCAGGAGGCAACGCCTTCGGTCAGAAGCAACGCGCCCAGTGCCTGCGTGATTACAGCTGGTATTTGCGCCTTGTGACCTACGGAGTTCTTGCAGGAAGTACGGAGCTC contains the following coding sequences:
- a CDS encoding allophycocyanin subunit alpha-B, whose translation is MSVVRDLILKADDDLRYPSSGELRSMVDFLSQGSTRLSVVRSLTENEKKIVDESAKQLFSRKPEYVAPGGNAFGQKQRAQCLRDYSWYLRLVTYGVLAGSTELIQQIGLVGAREMYNSLGVPMPGMVEAMRCMREASLTLLSEDQQALAAPYFDYLIQGMQTST